A genomic window from Streptomyces broussonetiae includes:
- a CDS encoding heavy metal translocating P-type ATPase, whose amino-acid sequence MGAEPVTALVTTDLTVGGMTCAACVTRVEKKLGKLDGVTATVNLATGRARVSHPAGVGVDELVATVEKAGYTAARPQPPKEEPREGADGDTEEARHERARLLVTAQLAVPVLVLSMLPGLQFRNWQWLCFALAAPVAVWGAWPFHVRAVRGLRHAAATMDTLVSLGVVASFSWSAYALFLGGAGDPGMRMPFRLVPTASDGVAHIYLEAAVGVPLFVLVGRILEARARRGTGAALRSLAQLAAKEVSVRERGRERRVPVEELVSGQIFVVRPGERVATDGEVVEGSSALDLSLVTGESEPVEVEPGSAVVGGAVNSGGMLLVRATAVGADTQLARITKLVTEAQAGKARAQRLADAVAGVFVPVVLTLAVTTLGFWLGAGAEPQAAVTACVAVLVVACPCALGLATPTALMAATGRGAQLGVLVTGPQALEGLQHLDAVVLDKTGTLTSGHMSVARVTAVPGGLGSDAVVRWAGAVEQGSEHPLGRAISAYASRAGQGLPDVTRFSALPGRGVRGRVEGRLVEVLAPDGELPAALVDALPVAETAARTSVLVRVDGTAEALIEVGDVVRPGSYRAVDRLRRLGVRPVLATGDREAPARAVAQDLGIDDVHARCTPEDKADLVRDLREQGYRVAVIGDGVNDAAALAGADLGIAMGSGTDVAIGAADVTLVRGNIEALADAVRLSRRTLDTIRTNLAWAFGYNVVTVPLAMVGLLTPMLAAAAMSVSSLLVVGNSLRLRTWQPSPARRRTR is encoded by the coding sequence ATGGGCGCGGAACCGGTGACCGCCTTGGTGACGACCGATCTGACCGTCGGCGGCATGACCTGCGCCGCCTGCGTGACCCGGGTCGAGAAGAAGCTCGGCAAACTGGACGGTGTCACGGCGACGGTGAATCTCGCCACCGGCCGGGCTCGCGTGAGTCATCCGGCGGGGGTCGGTGTCGACGAACTCGTCGCGACGGTCGAGAAGGCCGGTTATACGGCTGCGCGACCCCAGCCGCCCAAGGAGGAGCCGCGCGAGGGAGCGGACGGGGATACCGAGGAGGCTCGGCACGAGCGTGCCCGGCTACTGGTCACGGCCCAGCTCGCGGTGCCCGTCCTCGTGCTGTCCATGCTGCCCGGCCTCCAGTTCCGCAACTGGCAGTGGCTGTGCTTCGCGCTCGCCGCCCCGGTCGCCGTGTGGGGCGCCTGGCCCTTCCACGTACGGGCGGTGCGCGGGCTGCGGCACGCGGCTGCCACCATGGACACGCTCGTGTCCCTCGGCGTCGTGGCCTCCTTCTCCTGGTCGGCGTACGCGCTCTTCCTCGGGGGAGCCGGCGATCCCGGTATGCGGATGCCGTTCAGGCTCGTCCCCACTGCCTCGGACGGCGTGGCGCACATCTATCTCGAAGCGGCCGTCGGCGTACCGCTGTTCGTGCTCGTTGGGCGGATTTTGGAGGCTCGGGCCCGGCGCGGGACCGGGGCGGCGCTGCGGTCGCTTGCCCAACTCGCGGCCAAGGAGGTGTCGGTACGGGAGCGCGGTCGCGAACGACGCGTTCCCGTAGAGGAGTTGGTATCCGGACAGATCTTCGTCGTGCGTCCCGGGGAACGGGTCGCCACCGACGGCGAGGTGGTCGAGGGCAGTTCCGCCCTGGATCTGTCCCTGGTCACCGGGGAGAGCGAACCGGTGGAGGTCGAGCCGGGCTCGGCCGTCGTCGGCGGGGCCGTCAACTCAGGTGGGATGCTGCTCGTACGGGCCACCGCCGTCGGCGCCGACACGCAGCTCGCCCGGATCACGAAGCTGGTGACCGAGGCACAGGCCGGCAAGGCGCGGGCGCAGCGGCTGGCCGACGCGGTCGCCGGTGTCTTCGTGCCCGTCGTCCTGACACTGGCCGTCACGACGCTCGGGTTCTGGCTCGGGGCCGGGGCCGAACCGCAGGCGGCCGTCACCGCGTGCGTGGCCGTCCTCGTCGTCGCCTGCCCCTGCGCACTGGGCCTCGCGACCCCGACCGCGCTGATGGCCGCGACCGGCCGGGGCGCCCAACTGGGCGTCCTCGTCACCGGCCCGCAGGCGCTGGAGGGGCTCCAGCACCTCGACGCCGTCGTCCTCGACAAGACCGGCACGCTCACCTCCGGCCACATGAGCGTCGCTCGGGTCACCGCCGTGCCGGGCGGGCTCGGCAGCGACGCGGTGGTGCGGTGGGCGGGGGCGGTCGAGCAGGGTTCGGAACATCCGCTCGGGAGAGCGATCAGCGCGTATGCGAGTCGCGCCGGGCAGGGGCTTCCGGACGTGACCCGGTTCAGTGCTCTGCCGGGGCGGGGCGTGCGTGGCCGGGTCGAGGGACGACTGGTCGAAGTCCTCGCTCCGGACGGTGAGTTGCCCGCGGCTCTCGTGGACGCCCTGCCCGTCGCCGAAACCGCCGCCCGCACTTCGGTACTCGTCCGGGTGGACGGCACTGCCGAAGCCCTGATCGAGGTCGGTGACGTCGTACGACCCGGCAGCTACCGTGCCGTCGACCGGCTGCGGCGCCTCGGGGTGCGCCCGGTGCTCGCCACCGGTGACCGGGAGGCGCCCGCCAGGGCCGTCGCACAGGACCTGGGCATCGATGACGTGCACGCCCGCTGCACCCCCGAGGACAAGGCCGATCTCGTACGGGACCTGCGCGAGCAGGGCTACCGGGTCGCGGTCATCGGAGACGGCGTGAACGACGCCGCCGCGCTCGCCGGAGCCGACCTCGGGATCGCCATGGGCAGCGGCACCGACGTCGCGATCGGAGCCGCCGATGTGACGCTGGTGCGCGGGAACATCGAGGCCCTCGCGGACGCGGTACGGCTCTCTCGCCGCACGCTGGACACGATCCGCACCAACCTTGCCTGGGCGTTCGGCTACAACGTCGTGACCGTGCCGCTGGCCATGGTCGGCCTGCTCACCCCGATGCTCGCCGCGGCGGCCATGTCGGTCAGCTCGCTGCTGGTGGTCGGCAACAGCCTGCGGCTGCGCACCTGGCAGCCCTCGCCCGCCCGGAGGCGTACCCGATGA
- a CDS encoding GNAT family N-acetyltransferase produces MSSRTSPVSQPVTIRRAVARDAKRLTRLVRGSGAYQGKYSAAVAGYRVGPDYIEAHRAFVAVGADEHDGRVIGFYSLVLAPPELDLLFVADEAQGRGIGRLLIAHMQSEARAAGLDRVEVVSHLPAEDFYHRVGAVRTGTALANPPAVPWDRPTFEFRIPQE; encoded by the coding sequence GTGAGTTCACGCACTTCTCCGGTCAGCCAGCCGGTCACGATACGGAGGGCAGTCGCGCGGGATGCCAAACGGCTCACGCGGCTCGTGCGTGGCTCAGGCGCCTACCAGGGGAAGTACTCAGCCGCAGTGGCGGGCTACCGGGTCGGTCCTGACTACATCGAAGCCCACCGCGCCTTCGTGGCCGTCGGCGCCGACGAGCATGACGGCCGGGTCATCGGGTTCTACTCGCTCGTCCTCGCTCCACCGGAGCTCGATCTGCTGTTCGTCGCCGACGAGGCGCAAGGACGTGGAATTGGACGGCTGCTCATCGCGCACATGCAGTCCGAGGCCCGTGCCGCCGGGCTCGACCGTGTCGAGGTCGTGTCGCATCTTCCCGCCGAGGACTTCTACCACCGCGTCGGTGCAGTGCGGACCGGGACCGCGCTCGCGAACCCGCCCGCCGTGCCGTGGGACCGTCCCACATTCGAATTTCGCATTCCTCAGGAATGA
- a CDS encoding cation diffusion facilitator family transporter, whose protein sequence is MTTLDDDASRKALLRRGFALEYTTLGWNVIGIVVLAVAAVSARSVALAGFGLDSLIEIGASTVVIWELSGTGEARQRRALRLIGIGFAALALYLLVQSTWVLSAGFHPRTSPLGIGWTATTAVVMFALAFGKARTGAALGNPVLSTEGRVTLVDGLLAAAVLLGLAVNAALGWWWADPAAGYVLVYYAVREVREIFAGD, encoded by the coding sequence GTGACCACGTTGGATGATGACGCGTCCCGCAAGGCCCTGCTTCGCCGTGGCTTCGCGCTGGAGTACACGACACTCGGCTGGAACGTGATCGGCATCGTCGTCCTCGCGGTGGCGGCCGTGTCGGCACGATCGGTCGCGCTGGCCGGATTCGGCCTGGACTCCCTGATCGAGATCGGTGCCTCGACCGTGGTGATCTGGGAACTGTCCGGCACCGGTGAGGCCCGTCAGCGCCGTGCGTTGCGGCTCATCGGCATCGGCTTCGCTGCCCTGGCCCTCTATCTGCTGGTGCAGTCCACCTGGGTTCTGTCCGCCGGTTTCCACCCGCGCACGTCGCCGCTGGGCATCGGCTGGACCGCGACCACCGCCGTCGTGATGTTCGCCCTCGCGTTCGGCAAGGCCCGCACGGGCGCCGCCCTCGGCAACCCGGTGCTGTCCACCGAGGGCCGGGTGACGCTGGTCGACGGCCTGCTTGCCGCAGCGGTCCTGCTCGGTCTGGCCGTCAACGCGGCGTTGGGCTGGTGGTGGGCCGACCCGGCTGCCGGGTACGTACTCGTCTACTACGCGGTCCGTGAGGTGCGGGAGATCTTCGCCGGAGACTGA
- a CDS encoding metallophosphoesterase: MTDTSETRSADGAAHTTQQSRLHRLMRYLPLIAPVLLWTVPCWLLLHTGQRWPLPVTLTGTALFALGLIGMPLAMVRGHGRRQQDWAAIVGDTLLGTIWTLFAWSVVLGVPLRLALTVTGVGGGQDRARIATWAVLGVTAVLLTWGYAEARRVPRIRRLDVQLPRLGAGLDGTRVVLITDTHYGPLDRARWSARVCETVNTLKADLVCHTGDIADGTAERRRAQAAPLGTVQATRARVYVTGNHEYYSEAQGWVDLMDELGWEPLRNRHLLLERGGDTLVVAGVDDVTAESSGLAGHGAHLAGALHGADPDHPVLLLAHQPKFVDRAAAGGVDLQLSGHTHGGQIWPFHHLVRIDQPALAGLSRHGTRTLLYTSRGTGFWGPPFRVFAPSEITLLVLRSP, from the coding sequence GTGACCGACACCAGCGAAACCCGATCCGCCGACGGTGCAGCGCACACGACTCAGCAGAGTCGACTGCACCGCCTGATGCGCTACCTCCCCCTGATCGCCCCCGTCCTGCTGTGGACCGTGCCCTGCTGGCTGCTGCTGCACACCGGCCAGCGCTGGCCGCTCCCTGTCACGCTCACCGGCACCGCCCTGTTCGCCCTCGGCCTGATCGGTATGCCGCTCGCGATGGTGCGCGGCCACGGCCGACGCCAGCAGGACTGGGCGGCGATCGTCGGAGACACCCTGCTGGGCACCATCTGGACCCTGTTCGCCTGGTCCGTCGTGCTCGGCGTCCCGCTGCGGCTCGCCCTGACCGTGACCGGCGTCGGCGGCGGCCAGGACCGGGCCCGGATCGCCACCTGGGCGGTCCTCGGCGTGACCGCCGTACTGCTCACCTGGGGGTACGCCGAGGCCCGCCGGGTACCACGGATACGCCGCCTGGACGTGCAACTTCCGCGCCTGGGGGCCGGGTTGGACGGCACGCGTGTCGTCCTCATCACCGACACCCACTACGGGCCGCTCGACCGCGCCCGCTGGTCGGCGCGGGTCTGCGAGACGGTCAACACGCTGAAGGCCGACCTGGTCTGCCACACCGGAGACATCGCGGACGGCACGGCCGAACGCCGCCGCGCCCAGGCCGCCCCACTGGGCACCGTGCAGGCCACCCGGGCCCGGGTCTACGTCACCGGCAACCACGAGTACTACAGCGAGGCCCAGGGCTGGGTCGACCTGATGGACGAGCTGGGCTGGGAGCCGCTGCGCAACCGCCATCTGCTGCTCGAACGCGGTGGCGACACCCTCGTGGTCGCCGGCGTGGACGACGTCACGGCCGAGTCCTCCGGCCTTGCCGGCCACGGCGCCCACCTCGCCGGAGCCCTGCACGGCGCCGACCCCGACCACCCCGTCCTGCTCCTGGCCCACCAGCCCAAGTTCGTCGACCGGGCGGCAGCAGGCGGCGTCGACCTCCAGCTCTCCGGCCACACCCACGGCGGCCAGATCTGGCCCTTCCACCACCTGGTCCGCATCGACCAGCCCGCCCTCGCCGGCCTCAGCCGCCACGGCACCCGCACCCTCCTCTACACCAGCCGTGGCACCGGCTTCTGGGGCCCGCCCTTCCGCGTCTTCGCCCCGAGCGAGATCACCCTGCTCGTACTCCGCTCCCCGTAG
- a CDS encoding aspartyl/asparaginyl beta-hydroxylase domain-containing protein — MTPEMESAFAAIRGEFGAESIARVERMLEPGGSERHPLQKAAKWIMPGLSSTPWHDPYAYAELAPVVHALEVRHQAIKEELNSAWAQRREEFSDYEHYLTRQDDWQALYLFRGGGLVEDSAATAPTAYQVVKDVAVDTERICPLLECHFSTLLPGAVIEPHCDLWNFSINLHLAVDIPDRCSITVAGETRTWEEGKCLLFDYSFEHEARNAGDRPRTCLLIDLWHPETTLPERRALVALITEIRRLMGEG; from the coding sequence GTGACACCAGAGATGGAGAGTGCATTCGCCGCGATCAGGGGCGAGTTCGGTGCGGAATCGATCGCTCGGGTCGAGCGGATGCTGGAGCCGGGCGGGAGCGAACGGCATCCGTTGCAGAAAGCGGCGAAGTGGATCATGCCGGGACTCTCTTCCACTCCCTGGCACGATCCTTACGCCTATGCCGAACTGGCGCCCGTCGTCCATGCGCTGGAGGTGCGTCATCAAGCGATCAAGGAAGAGCTGAATTCGGCATGGGCTCAGCGCCGGGAGGAATTCTCGGACTACGAGCACTATCTGACCCGCCAGGACGACTGGCAGGCCCTCTACCTCTTCCGTGGCGGAGGTCTCGTCGAAGATTCGGCCGCCACGGCTCCCACCGCTTATCAGGTGGTGAAAGACGTTGCCGTCGACACGGAGAGGATATGCCCGCTCCTGGAGTGTCACTTCTCCACCCTGTTGCCGGGCGCCGTCATCGAACCCCACTGCGACCTGTGGAACTTCAGCATCAACCTGCATCTCGCCGTGGACATCCCCGACAGGTGCAGCATCACGGTCGCCGGGGAGACGCGCACCTGGGAGGAGGGGAAGTGCCTGCTCTTCGACTACTCCTTCGAGCATGAGGCGCGCAACGCGGGCGACCGCCCGCGAACCTGCCTGCTCATCGACCTCTGGCATCCGGAGACCACCCTGCCGGAACGACGGGCGCTGGTGGCTCTGATCACCGAGATCCGCAGGCTGATGGGGGAGGGCTGA
- a CDS encoding MFS transporter: MTMSASPARGGTAEISAPPPPAGRLTHRQIMTILSGLMLGMFLAALDQTIVSTSIRTIADDLHGLSAQAWVTTAYLITSTISTPLYGKLSDIYGRKPFFLAAISIFIVGSAACSFATSMTELAAFRAFQGIGAGGLMALALAIIGDIVPPRERARYQGYMLAMFGSSSVLGPLIGGFLAGRGSILAITGWRWVFLVNVPVGIVALFVVAKVLNLPHTRRDHRIDWWGAVTIAIGVVPLLLVAEQGQDWGWTSTKAAVCYGVGAVGLIVWVLVERAMGEEALIPMRLFRSAVFSKMSLLSVIIGMGMFGGMMMVPLYLQIVKGVSPTKSGLLMLPLMIGMIAGTIVVGRIIQQTGKYKIFPVIGTVLIIAAMLLFHYRVQWNTALPETMAYMALFGIGLAGCMQILTLAVQNAVEPKDMGVATASATFFRQMGGTAGTAIFLSVLFSTVGDKISSAFRSAARTPAFQAALHDPAVRANPANAPVLEMLKHPAASGSGGSGVLDDSSFIQRLDPRLAQPFKAGFTDSMQLVFLIAAAVMVLGFLVAVWTKEVPLRKVSGLEAQAAEEKGGPALEQSAPAVTAPAVTAPAVAAPAVTAPAMVERTVAEPAADAVRPVAEQPVADRFEPVPGAATYGVRGRVLDGMGAPVPQAVITLIDINGRQLGRAVSGVDGSYSVDVAGPGTYVLIGAAGARQPQAVTVVVGDERVECDLALSGTVALTGSVRDAVDGQPVPGALLVATDVRGEVVSSGTSAADGAFTLTELVPGSYTLVVNAAGHRPAALPVDVTPGATEPYEIRLEPGARLQGVVNGATGRPLEDAKITLLDSAGNVVGTTITGSDGVYGFTDLDGGEYTVIASGYAPVAASLRLDGSGVTGFDVELSHQDGAR; the protein is encoded by the coding sequence ATGACCATGTCCGCGTCCCCGGCCCGCGGGGGAACCGCAGAGATATCCGCGCCACCACCGCCGGCCGGCAGACTCACGCACCGCCAGATCATGACGATCCTCAGCGGCCTGATGCTGGGGATGTTCCTCGCGGCGCTCGACCAGACCATCGTCAGCACCTCGATCCGAACGATCGCCGACGATCTGCACGGTCTCAGCGCGCAGGCGTGGGTCACCACCGCGTACCTGATCACCTCCACCATCAGCACGCCGCTGTACGGCAAGCTGTCCGACATCTACGGCCGCAAACCCTTCTTCCTCGCGGCCATTTCGATCTTCATCGTCGGCTCGGCGGCCTGTTCGTTCGCCACCTCGATGACGGAGCTGGCGGCCTTCCGGGCCTTCCAGGGCATCGGCGCGGGCGGCCTGATGGCACTGGCGCTGGCGATCATCGGTGACATCGTGCCGCCGCGCGAGCGGGCCCGGTACCAGGGCTACATGCTCGCGATGTTCGGCTCTTCCAGCGTGCTCGGCCCGCTCATCGGCGGTTTCCTGGCGGGCCGCGGCAGCATCCTGGCCATCACCGGCTGGCGCTGGGTCTTCCTGGTCAACGTGCCGGTCGGCATCGTCGCGCTGTTCGTCGTCGCCAAGGTGCTCAACCTCCCGCACACCCGGCGCGACCACCGCATCGACTGGTGGGGCGCCGTGACCATCGCCATCGGTGTGGTGCCCCTGCTGCTCGTGGCCGAGCAGGGCCAGGACTGGGGCTGGACCTCCACCAAGGCAGCCGTCTGTTACGGGGTCGGCGCGGTCGGCCTGATCGTGTGGGTGCTGGTCGAGCGGGCCATGGGCGAGGAGGCCCTGATCCCGATGCGGCTGTTCCGCAGCGCGGTCTTCAGCAAGATGAGCCTGCTGTCCGTCATCATCGGCATGGGCATGTTCGGCGGAATGATGATGGTTCCGCTGTACCTGCAGATCGTGAAGGGTGTCAGCCCCACCAAGTCCGGCCTGCTGATGCTGCCGCTGATGATCGGCATGATCGCCGGCACCATCGTGGTCGGACGCATCATCCAGCAGACCGGCAAGTACAAGATCTTCCCCGTCATCGGGACCGTGCTGATCATCGCCGCCATGCTGCTGTTCCACTACCGGGTGCAGTGGAACACGGCGCTGCCGGAGACCATGGCCTACATGGCGCTGTTCGGCATTGGCCTCGCCGGCTGCATGCAGATTCTGACGCTGGCCGTGCAGAACGCGGTCGAGCCCAAGGACATGGGTGTGGCGACCGCGTCGGCCACCTTCTTCCGTCAGATGGGCGGCACCGCCGGTACCGCGATCTTCCTCTCCGTGCTGTTCAGCACCGTCGGCGACAAGATCAGCTCCGCCTTCCGGTCCGCCGCCCGGACGCCCGCGTTCCAGGCCGCGCTCCATGACCCGGCCGTCCGGGCCAACCCGGCGAACGCGCCGGTGCTCGAGATGCTCAAGCACCCCGCGGCGAGCGGCTCTGGTGGCTCGGGCGTGCTCGACGACTCCTCGTTCATCCAGCGGCTCGACCCGCGTCTGGCCCAGCCGTTCAAGGCCGGCTTCACCGACTCGATGCAGCTTGTCTTCCTCATCGCGGCGGCCGTGATGGTCCTGGGCTTCCTGGTCGCGGTGTGGACCAAGGAGGTGCCGCTGCGCAAGGTGTCCGGGCTGGAGGCGCAGGCCGCGGAGGAGAAGGGCGGCCCGGCTCTGGAGCAGTCCGCTCCGGCGGTCACCGCTCCGGCGGTCACCGCTCCGGCGGTCGCCGCTCCGGCGGTCACCGCGCCGGCCATGGTGGAGCGCACGGTCGCCGAGCCTGCCGCGGACGCCGTCCGGCCGGTTGCCGAGCAGCCGGTCGCCGACCGGTTCGAACCGGTGCCCGGCGCCGCGACGTACGGCGTGCGCGGCCGGGTGCTGGACGGCATGGGCGCGCCCGTGCCGCAGGCCGTCATCACGCTGATCGACATCAACGGACGGCAGCTCGGCCGCGCCGTCAGCGGCGTGGACGGGAGCTACTCGGTGGACGTCGCCGGTCCCGGCACCTATGTGCTGATCGGTGCCGCCGGTGCCCGCCAGCCGCAGGCCGTCACGGTGGTCGTCGGCGATGAACGGGTCGAGTGCGACCTCGCGCTGAGCGGCACCGTCGCCCTCACCGGCTCCGTCCGGGACGCCGTCGACGGACAGCCGGTGCCGGGCGCTCTGCTCGTCGCCACCGATGTGCGCGGCGAGGTCGTGTCCTCCGGGACGTCGGCCGCCGACGGAGCCTTCACGCTCACCGAACTGGTCCCGGGCAGCTACACGCTCGTGGTGAACGCGGCCGGACACCGCCCGGCCGCTCTCCCCGTCGACGTCACCCCGGGTGCCACGGAACCCTACGAGATCCGCCTCGAACCCGGTGCCCGGCTCCAGGGCGTGGTCAACGGCGCCACCGGCCGGCCGCTCGAGGACGCCAAGATCACCTTGCTGGACTCGGCCGGGAACGTGGTCGGCACCACGATCACCGGCTCCGACGGCGTGTACGGGTTCACCGACCTCGACGGCGGCGAGTACACCGTCATCGCCAGCGGCTACGCCCCCGTCGCCGCGTCGCTGCGCCTGGACGGCAGTGGCGTGACCGGCTTTGACGTCGAGCTGTCCCACCAGGACGGGGCTAGGTAG
- a CDS encoding copper chaperone PCu(A)C has translation MSAMAEQNHPWRLSRRRLTDALLAALAPVAACCLALGGLSVWTAYGNAGSPARITVTGGRVFLPYGGVPETAAFFRISNSGGSVDRLVKVTSEGPGGATTLSRHRMTDGRSAYAQTVESVAVPAGGSLAMSPSSLDVTVPATTRRQAGDLVPFTLHFEHSGAVRTLAVVVRPGQDGT, from the coding sequence ATGAGCGCGATGGCAGAACAGAACCACCCCTGGCGGCTGTCCCGGCGCCGGCTGACCGATGCCCTGCTCGCCGCGCTCGCGCCCGTCGCCGCGTGCTGTCTCGCCCTCGGCGGGCTGAGCGTGTGGACCGCCTACGGCAACGCGGGCAGCCCGGCCCGGATCACGGTCACCGGGGGACGGGTCTTCCTGCCCTACGGCGGCGTGCCGGAGACGGCGGCCTTCTTCCGGATCAGCAACAGCGGGGGCTCGGTGGACCGGTTGGTGAAGGTGACGTCCGAGGGGCCCGGCGGTGCGACCACGCTCAGCCGCCACCGCATGACCGACGGCCGCTCGGCGTATGCCCAGACGGTGGAGTCGGTCGCCGTCCCGGCCGGCGGCAGCCTCGCGATGTCCCCGAGCAGCCTTGACGTGACGGTCCCGGCGACGACGCGCCGGCAGGCCGGCGATCTGGTCCCGTTCACCCTGCACTTCGAGCACAGTGGGGCGGTGCGGACTCTCGCGGTGGTGGTGCGTCCGGGACAGGACGGCACCTGA